One Coriobacteriia bacterium DNA segment encodes these proteins:
- a CDS encoding response regulator transcription factor — MTNILVVEDDPIIRQTVEYSLRRAGFAVDTVGDGALALKAAEHLRPDLVILDLLLPGMDGYEITEKLRDQDKETAIIMVSALDTERDKVRGLDAGADDYITKPFSMEELLARVRANLRRVRTRETLADERVIQIGDLLIEPKSFRVSVAGDKIRLRLKEFQLLVALAERPGQLATRQILADEVWGYEHLPSSRTIDVHIRRLRQAVEETSEFIFIHTVHGMGYRFEPIMKRAIADQSVYR, encoded by the coding sequence GTGGAGTACTCGCTGAGGCGTGCAGGCTTCGCGGTGGATACGGTTGGCGATGGCGCCCTAGCGCTCAAGGCCGCCGAGCACCTTCGCCCCGACCTCGTGATCCTCGACCTTCTGCTACCCGGTATGGACGGTTATGAGATCACTGAGAAGCTGCGCGACCAGGACAAGGAGACCGCGATCATCATGGTCTCGGCGCTCGATACGGAGCGCGACAAGGTCCGGGGGCTCGACGCAGGCGCCGACGACTACATCACCAAGCCGTTCTCGATGGAGGAGCTTCTGGCTCGCGTGCGCGCAAACCTCAGGCGCGTGCGCACCAGAGAGACGCTCGCGGACGAGCGCGTGATCCAGATAGGCGATCTGCTGATCGAGCCCAAGAGCTTCCGCGTCTCGGTCGCCGGCGACAAGATCCGGCTGCGCCTCAAGGAGTTCCAGCTGCTGGTCGCACTAGCCGAGCGGCCCGGTCAGCTCGCCACTCGGCAGATCTTGGCCGACGAGGTCTGGGGCTACGAGCATCTCCCCTCGTCCCGCACCATCGACGTGCATATCCGTCGCCTGCGGCAGGCCGTGGAAGAGACGTCCGAGTTCATCTTCATCCACACCGTTCATGGCATGGGCTATCGCTTCGAGCCGATCATGAAACGCGCAATCGCCGATCAGAGCGTCTACCGGTAG